Proteins encoded in a region of the Kineosporia corallincola genome:
- a CDS encoding sulfurtransferase, with protein MSSLVTPAWLASRAPELRNGSLVLLDASIHRSDAGYSSGRDDYEASHLPGAQFADLFLQFSDPAGGFAFAAPGADQVQAAARAVGISDDTTVVVYDRLSGAWAARLWWLLRAHGIDRVFVLDGGLNAWGAGLVSGPDQGPVRPGTVTVRPRAGFFAGLAEVRALSGEPSAASPVVCALRQSEYARGHIPNSSSLPYPELLSDDGTVDLDRARQAAAGYADAERVVLYCGGAINAAGLALALTEGGLPAGRITIYDGSLSEWRADPSLPLATAASS; from the coding sequence GTGAGCTCCCTCGTCACCCCGGCCTGGCTGGCCTCCCGAGCGCCCGAGCTGAGGAACGGATCACTCGTGTTGCTGGACGCCAGCATTCACCGATCGGACGCCGGATACTCCAGCGGGCGCGACGACTACGAGGCGTCCCACCTGCCCGGCGCCCAGTTCGCCGACCTGTTTCTCCAGTTCTCCGACCCGGCAGGTGGTTTCGCCTTCGCCGCGCCCGGGGCGGACCAGGTGCAGGCCGCGGCCCGCGCGGTCGGGATCAGCGACGACACCACGGTGGTGGTGTACGACCGGCTGTCCGGGGCCTGGGCGGCCCGGCTGTGGTGGCTGCTGCGCGCCCACGGCATCGACCGGGTGTTCGTGCTCGACGGCGGGCTGAACGCCTGGGGCGCCGGCCTGGTGTCCGGCCCCGACCAGGGGCCGGTGCGGCCCGGCACGGTGACGGTGCGGCCCCGGGCCGGGTTCTTCGCCGGGCTGGCCGAGGTGCGGGCGCTGTCGGGGGAACCCTCCGCCGCGAGTCCCGTGGTGTGCGCCCTGCGGCAGAGCGAGTACGCCCGGGGCCACATTCCGAACTCGTCGAGTCTGCCCTATCCCGAACTGCTTTCGGACGACGGAACGGTCGACCTCGACCGGGCCCGGCAGGCGGCCGCAGGCTATGCCGACGCGGAACGGGTGGTGCTGTACTGCGGCGGTGCGATCAATGCCGCCGGGCTGGCCCTGGCGCTGACCGAGGGTGGGCTGCCGGCCGGGCGGATCACCATTTACGACGGATCACTGAGCGAGTGGCGGGCCGACCCGTCGCTCCCCCTGGCCACCGCCGCGAGCTCCTGA
- a CDS encoding GntR family transcriptional regulator produces MASARDTIYETLRSRLTSGHYPEDASLIPQTLSEEFAVSRTPVREALGLLERDGLLVSTQRGFTLRRRSDEEMLEVFEARAVLESSAAYAAALRRSPIDLARLDDLLARTRTESEPAAIRRCFNLWHEAVRQAAHNQTIGGLLHTLDAQAKLSAPWKTPLAEGTFDTSRDEHERMTEAIRAQDGELARTLMLEHQAHDRDTRILQLVSQMAQTAPSGSAPAPPTMDPTQEET; encoded by the coding sequence ATGGCCAGCGCCCGGGACACGATCTACGAGACCCTGCGGTCCCGGCTGACCTCCGGGCACTACCCGGAAGACGCCTCGCTGATCCCGCAGACCCTGAGCGAGGAGTTCGCGGTGTCGCGCACGCCGGTGCGCGAGGCCCTCGGGTTGCTGGAGCGCGACGGTCTGCTGGTGTCCACGCAGCGCGGCTTCACCCTGCGGCGGCGCAGCGACGAGGAGATGCTGGAGGTGTTCGAGGCCCGGGCCGTACTGGAGTCGTCGGCGGCCTACGCGGCGGCACTGCGGCGCAGCCCGATCGACCTGGCCCGGCTCGACGACCTGCTGGCCCGCACCCGCACCGAGAGCGAACCGGCAGCGATCCGGCGTTGTTTCAACCTGTGGCACGAGGCGGTGCGGCAGGCCGCGCACAACCAGACCATCGGCGGCCTGCTGCACACCCTCGACGCCCAGGCCAAGCTGAGCGCACCGTGGAAGACCCCGCTGGCCGAGGGCACCTTCGACACCAGCAGGGACGAGCACGAACGGATGACCGAGGCGATCCGCGCGCAGGACGGGGAACTGGCCCGCACCCTGATGCTGGAGCATCAGGCGCACGACCGGGACACCCGCATCCTGCAACTGGTTTCGCAGATGGCGCAGACCGCGCCGAGCGGCTCCGCACCAGCGCCGCCGACCATGGACCCTACCCAGGAAGAGACCTGA